AATATACTCTGTCTTTAATTCCTTGTCATCGACAGTTTTGGCGGTATAAGCAGATAGGAACAGCTTTGGATATCGCCCTTCTACAAGATGTAGTTTGCGCAAACGTGAAGCAATATCCTTGTCAATCTTTTCATGCTTTTGCACCATGTCAAGTGCAATACAGTCGTACAGCGACAGATCTGGATTGGCTTTCAACAAGCGGTAATACTGCTCATTGATAAGTTTGCCGTATATCTTAACCGTTACCTCTTTCTTGGCTTGGTCTATCTGATAGTCAGGCATGGGGAAGAAACGTTTCTGCTGTTCAGTGAACACTTTCCGTATTCCACGACCGATAGTGTCGATCATATTGAAGTTCACCATTCCTTGGCAAAGTGCATAGTTGCGGTAATACTTCTGTGGTCCCGTCTGTTCAATGGCATTGCGTACAGAACCAGGCAGGAAGTAACCGCCATTAGAGAATGTCACAGAGTCAGGAGTCTCAACCATCGTCACCTTTTCCTGCATGGTATAGTCCTGATGAGCGATAGCATTATGTAAGATTTCACGGATGCTATACTCGTCATATTGTTTTACAATGTCTGGGAATAGTGTTCCACCAGGCAATATCCGCTGATTAAGATTTCGGATTTTGGCAAGGGCTTCATCTACTGTCAAAAGGAACGGAATAGTGAAATGCTCATAATCCCTCTTCTCATATTGCCCATCAATCAGTACCCATGTAATAGTGGCAACGGATGGGGCCAGATAATGGACGGCTGTAGGCTTACCAAGAAGCAAGATGGCAGCCCTCGTCAGTTTGCCCTTAACCGCAACACCAGCCCTGCCAAGCAGTTCCATATCATCCCAAGTATCAACCTCGGTTGCTAACTTCGGATGAACAGACTTATATTCTTCACGAGCTTTTTGCAGAGCCATTGGCTCCAAATCATCAAGTGTAGCCTCTGCGACGATTTCTGCAGACCAGTCGTATGTTGGACTTGTTTCCTCCAAAATAGCATTCAGACGTTCCGGTGTCAGTTCCACCAGCGAGTCCTCTATCCGTTGCCATGCTTTGTTATGGGCATAGACAGGTAACTTCGGCAGATGTTTTGGAATATGAATCACCCAAACTTTCTTATGGGTGTCCTCCGTGATGAACTCCTCTATATCCAGACCTTCGCTTGACAGGTTGGCACACAGATTAGTCAGTCGAAGTGTCGCTTGCTGAGTTGTATAGTTGTATGTATCCGTCCCAACTATTTTCAAAGTCTTATCTTCAACACCAACAACCAGATGCCCACCCTCCATGTTAGCCAGTGCTGACACGTAGGAGATGACATCATCCTTCTCATGACCGCTGAAGTCATTCTTCAAGTTCTTGAACTCCTTCCACTCACAACCCTCGTCCTCTTTGGGGTATTGCTTGATGAGATATTGTTGTAATGCTTGCTCTGTCATATCTTGTACGTTTGTTAATCCGACTTATATATAACGCTTGTTGCCTGCTAAATATGATTCCTTTGCTTGTTAATTCTACAGAATCACATATTAATCAGTGGCGATTGTCTTTATTTCTGGCATCTGCTGTATAATTTCTCCTTGTAGCAATTTCCCATTCGCTTTTTTATTTCGCTTAGTTCCATCCTGTCCCCAAGTACCCCATTGTTTAAAAAAGAATGGTATATTATGCTGGCTTGCTTGCTCTCTAATATTTAATATCCATTCTTCTTTCATTGGTCTTGCCAGAAAACCGCTTTCACCTCCAACGATAATCCATTGGATATTTTCAAGGTTTAATTCCCCGATATCTTCTAATAAAGGCTCACAGGACAAAAAATGGATTCTTGCATCTATCATGGACAAATGATTCACACGATATTTCGTCTTTTTATTCTCGACAGTAACACCTAACCATGCATTATTTGGAACCTTTCTGTTTTTAAAATACTCTTCCATTCGCTCAGCTCTTTTAGTTAGTATCTGATAACGATGTTGTGGAGTATCCCTTATTACATCCATCACTTTGTCTATAAACTCAAAAGGAACATCTTTATGAAAGATGTCTGCCATAGAACACACAAACACATTATGGCTTCCCTTCCATTTATATGGTTCATCCAAATCGTCTTCATGTATTGTTAGTTGAAACCCATTTATGTATTTTTTTTGTCCCATTGCTTTTAATCGCCTTGCCATCACTTCCGCATAGCAATGAGCACAACCATCTGATTGTTTAGTACAGCCAGTAACAGGATTCCATGTTTTATCTGTCCACTCTATTTTTGTTTCTGCCATCACTTAAAATTTAATATACATTCCTTTATTAACAAAACACTAACCGTGTGTTGTTTGTTGTCCTGATAAACAGAGGACAATCTGCCTTCACTATGTAGTCTTCTTAATGCTTCTGTATAATGACTACGACAATAAAGTTCTTTCTTTTGATGCTCTTCGAAAACATCTAATGCAGATATTCTTCTCCCTTTATAAGCAGCAAACAATTTGTCTTTAAGCGCATCAATGTTCTCAGATGCGATATCAAACAAATCTTCAACAGGATTGAGTATTTTCTTTACATCAAAAGTATAGGTGTTTACACCGTCAAAAATAGTTCCTACATTAGCAAAGTCATTATAAATTTGCTTGATTAGATCAAACCCTCTTTTTGATTTTGTCAAATGAAGGATGAAATGACTTGTCGTTTCTACGTCTTCTTCTTGAAACTTAAATGCTGTGTAATAGACGTTACCTCCAAGTATTTTATCATATTCTTTACCTAGATTGTCAATAATAAATTGCAATCTTTCAGCAACCCTAGTTTTATTTCTTACAAGAACCTTAAGGCTATCAAAACTATGCGGAAACAGACAACGCATCAGAGGCTCAAACTTTTCATTTTCTAACGCAGGGTTTATCCTTTTGGTATTTATGAAAATGAAAAGTTCGTTCCCCCAATAATTCAAGAATTGAGACAAAATACTCGTATCAATTCCTTTATATCCAAATGGATCAATAAATAATACTGACGGGCATTCATTCTTACCATTTCTCATGGGATTACGAGTGATAAATTCATTTATCGCTTCGCATTCTCCTACTGCACTATGTCCAAAATGGGGTTTATAGTAAAACGTCCCTTCTGGATATAGTTTTAAAAAGTTCTCTTTCAATTGTTCTGAATATTCTTTATCATTAAAGACCATCCACACTTTTTGCTTAAGCATATTGTCATTATTGCATTTTTTTGCAATCAACAATGGTGTTGACACATTTCCATCTTCATATCTTCCAGGTCCTGCAAATAAATCAAAATAGCCAATACGCTCTGGCACATGTCTTTTGACAATTATTTTGCAATATTTGGGAAAATACTCAGACACAATGCTTGCCTTTACTCTTGATGAAAGAGTCTGTTTCTCAAAAAAACACTTTTCTATTTTTTCTGTGAATTTACCATACATATACTTTTTACTAAATTTGCACATTTGCTTAGGTGTACAATGATTGGTATTCTATTTCATCTTTCATCTTAACTATCAGGAAATCCACCCATTTTTGAGTATATCCATAGTTGTGATTCATATAATCATAAACACAATAATCCGCTTTTGTATGTTCAGGATGTTCTGCACCATTATGTACTACCCTAGAAAAAGTTGAATGGTTTTTACCTTAACCCTGCCATAGGTTGAATGCCTGTTGGGTACCTTAATTCTAACCCCTGGCAGAAGTTGAATGATTCTCCCTTAACCCTTGTTTTTGTTGAATAGGCTCCGCGGAAAGCCGTTCAATCATATTCAGGGTTTGCGGTGCAAAGGTACATGCCCCTTCTTGAATTTCCAAATTTTCGAGGTACTTTTCTCTGTAACTGATCCATTTTTTCTGTATTTTACCCGTACAAGATGCTGCCTGACGAGGCGTCATGTTGTTCAGCGACATGTGTGGACGTTCATTGTTATAGAAGGCCACAGCCTTTTCCATAGCCCTCCTCACTTCGCCTATAGAGTGGAATTTGATGTCCTTGAGCAGTTCGTTCTTGACGGTGTTGTTCTGGCGCTCTGCCACTGCATTGTCCTTGGGATCGCCGCTCTCCGTCATGCTAATCTTGATACCAGCCTCGATAAGCAGTGATGTATATGCAGCACTGACATACTGTACGCCTCTGTCTGAGTGATGGATGAGATTAACAACCTCGTCTACGGGTAGCTTCTCAAGAGCTTTCATGAGGCATTCTACGCTACACCAGGCTCCCATCGTCTCGCCAACATACCAGCTGATGATCTCCTTGGTATAGCTGTCCGTTATCATCGACAGGTAGCAGAAATCATAGCTGCCGTCATAATTCCAAATAGGGATATAGGTGATGTCTGTCACCCACACCTGATTCTTGCGTATCGGTATGAAATCCTTTACCAGATTCGGATACGTAGGCAGCCCGTGAGTGGAGTCTGTCGTGCGGGGATGGCGTCTGGGGAGCCTCACGTTCAATCCGTTACGGGCTATTATCGCTTCCATCTTATCACGTCCCACCATATATTCATAATCAGCTCCAAAGCGCTCGCGATACATGTAGTGAAGTTTCTCACCACCAAGTCCGGGGTCGAGCTCGCGTATATCCTTAATGAACTGGATGACCATTTCCTCCGTCAGTCGTTGCTTGCCTAACGTCTCCTTGTGCTGGTAATATGCCTGCCAGCTCTTGCCAAACAGCCGGCAGAGAAGGCCCATGGTTTGGCCTTTGACCTTCTCTGCGGCAAGCGTCTTTACTGTTTGGCACCAGATTTTTTTCTGATCGGAATATTGAATGTCTTTTCGGCCTCATCGATCATTACGTCCTTAGCGTGATTCATCCACTCAGACATCTTCAATGCTTCCGCCAGACGCTTGTTCTCTTCCCTGAGACGGATCAGTTCCTCGGCCTCCGTCTCCACTGCTTTCTGACTCTTCTTAGACATACTAGACGGATTTGGTTTGACTTCTGGAGTGCCTTCACTTCTTCTAATAGGCACCTTTCCGTCTGCAAAGGTACGAATCCATCTGTAAATTGTCACCTTGTTGACACCAAAATTAGCACTTAGTTGACTAATTGGTACATGATTTAACAGATGGGAACTGACTATCATCCGTTTTTCTTCCAATGTCTTCTGTCGTGTACTCACTCGCTTGTTAAACGCTAGTTCTTGTAACTTTAAATCTTCTGTTTTCTCCATTTTAAAACGTTGTTTTTTCATTCAACGTTTTTCAGGGCAAGACGGAGTCAAAGTTACGAAAAAACGCTGAATTATTATTCTATGAGAATAAAAAATGAAACTTTTTATGGAAAGTATTCACTATTTTTGAAAAAATACCTATTTTTGCACGATAGAAAATGAAATCTATAAATTTATTAATTTAAAACAGTTATTTTTATGAAAAAGAACATTATGAGTTGGATGACCATCATGTTGATGGCAGTTTTGTGTGTTGGTTTGGTCTCTTGCAGTAAGGATGATGACGATGACAGCGTAGCTATTCCAAGTGGCCTTGTTGGAACATGGTATAAGACATCAGGCGCAAGTAAGTATTCCATGAGCTTTAGTTTCACTTCCGCAGGTACAGGTACGGGTAATGTAAGTCATAACAACATCATCAGTAAGAGTGCATTCGCTTTCAAATTCTCTTACAAGTCAAATGGTGAAGTAGTATGCGAGGGTACTCGTGTAATGTCTGATGAAGACAAGACGGAGACAACATCAGCAAACTTGAAGTTCCGTTACAGCAGTGGTAAGCTTACGTTTACAGATGCTCCAAACACAGCTTGGGTTGGTGCAGTATTCGAAAAGGACTAAGATTTATAGATCACATAAAACAATAAAAGAAAGCCACCAAAACCGAGAAGTAACGGTTTTGGTGGCTTTCTTTTGTATTTGTTTCTTACTTACTCTTCTGGAAGCATTGTCACCTCAGCTTTGTTGTTGCTCTTGAGCAGCTCCTTAACAAAGGCAGCGATGGTAGCAGGAGTCTGAGCCTCTACAACCTTCTTGAAGTCTGTGTGAGTGTCAATGCCCCACTCGCGGAAGCGATTGATCTGGCGAATCCAGTAGTTGTTGGTCTTTGCCTGGTCATCGATAGCCTTCAGCATGTACTCCTTGACCTTGGCGAGCTTCTCTGCGTCAACGGTCTTGGCGAGGTTCTGAACTTCTTCGTCCATAATCTTAACGGCGATGTCACCCTTCTCAGGCTTCATTGGGCAGTAAACGAGCACCTGACCAGTAGTGCGGTAGTCGTCGCGCTGCAGACCAGCCTGTGCCATCACGCTGTAGGCTGCTGATGCCTCTTCGCGAATCTTCTCAGTGTAGATCATTGTGAGAATCTGACCAACCATGTCGGCACGGATGATGTTGTCGAGAGAGTATTTCATCTTTTCGTTGTACCACACCATGACAGAGAAAGCCTTCGGTGTCTCCATCTTGCGTGTGAAGATGTTCTTCACCTGACCCTTGAAGTTCTCGTCAACATCCTTGCCCTTCACAACCTTCTTCTGTGCAGGCAGTGAAGCCAGATACTGCTCGATGAGCGGACGGATGGTCTCCTCATCATAGTTACCGATGATGGTGAAGGTGTAGGCGGCAGCGTTTGCAGTCTGTTCCTTAGCCATCTCGAGTATGCGGTCATAGCTTACATTCTTCAGACCGTCCATTGTCAACGGAGCAAAGCGCTTGCTGTGGTTCTGGAAAGTGAGAGTCAGTGAGTCGCTGAACACAGCCTCTGGCTGTAGCAGCTTGTTCTTCAGCATGAGCTCTGTGGTCTTCATCATGTTGTCGTAGCTCTCCTGATCCTTCTTGATGTTGGTGAAGTAGAGATATACGAGCTGCAACATTGTCTCCACGTCGGTAGGTGTTGATGAGCCGGTGATGTTTGCACGTGTAGTGCCAAGCATCATGCTTGCGCTGGCAATCTTTCCTGCGAGAGCCTTCTCGAGCTCAGTGTGAGAGAAGTTGCCAAGTCCGCTGGCCTCGATGGCATCGTCGAACATCTTGATGTTTGCAAAGTCCTTCTCTCCATAGAGTGAAGAGCCGCCGAAGCCCTCACTGGTGATGATGACCTGGTCTTTCTTCAGGTCGGTGTGCTTCAGCAATACCTTTGCGCCGTTAGAGAGTGTCAGCTCCTTATAGTCGAACTTCTTGCCTGCAACCTCCTTCACGATCTTGCCTGGCTTTGGAAGCTTTGCAATCAGTGGCTCGTTCTTAACATTGTCCACGTAGGCCTCGAGCGTTGTGGCGCGTGCCTCGTCAATGGCTTTCTTCAGTGAAGCCTCTGTAGGATATACGGCACCGTCCTTCTCCTGGTTCATGTTCAGCACAACCATGTTTGAGTCGGTGTCCTCGAACATCTGCTTCATAAGCTCGTTGACAGCTTCAACGGGCAGTGCAGGAACGAGCTGCTTCATCACCTGATAGTAGTCGTCGAGTGATGGGATAGGCTCGTTGTCGAGGTAGTGTTTAACATACTCGCGGCAGAACTGGTTGTTGTAGCGCTTGTCTTTGTTAGAATACTGCTTGTCCAGTGCGCTGGTGAAGTTCTGCTGATAGCGCTTGTACTCTGTGGCGGTGAAGCCGAACTCGCGTGCGCGGCGAGCCTCAATGAGAGCAGCCTTCAGTGCATCCTCGGTCTGGCCTTCCTTTGGCAGAACGCTTACCTCAAAGGCATCCTTGGTCTTTGACAGAAGGTAGTTGCCGTAGCCTACAGAACCCTGAAGGTATGGGCAGTCGGCTTTCTGTGCCAGCTCAGCGAGACGGTCGTTAAGCATGCCGATGGCAGCATCCTTCATATAGTCGATAACAAGATACTGCATGTTGCTCTTCATCTCTGTGGGGATAGGATCGCTCTTGAACATCAGCTCAACGATAGAGTACTGCATCTCCTTGTCCTTATCGACAACGATGATTGCTTCATTGTTGTCGGGCACTGCTTCAGCCACAACAGGTGCTGGGTCCTTAGGCATCTTGATAGGAGCGAAGAGGTCCTTAATCTTCTGCTCAACCTTGTCAACGTCGAAGTCGCCTACGACGATGATTGCCTGATTGTCGGGACGGTACCACTTCTCATAGTAGTCGCGCAGGAACTGTGGCTTGAAGTTGTCGATGATCTCCATCAGACCGATAGGCATGCGGTGACCATACTTTGAGTTAGGGTAGAGGCGTGGCAGGTCGCGCTCCAGCATACGCATCTGTGCGCTGGTACGCATGCGCCATTCCTCGTGGATGACACCACGCTCTTTCTGAATCTCCTCTGGCTCGAGCAGCAGACCGTCGGCCCAGTCGTGGAGGATGAGCAGACATGAGTCTATGATACCCTCGCGTGTTGTTGGCACGTTAGAGATGTTATAGACTGTCTGGTCGATAGAGGTGTAGGCGTTGAGGTCGCGTCCGAACTTCACGCCGATGGTCTCACACCACTTCACGATGTCGTTGCCCTTGAAGTGCTCTGTGCCGTTGAAGCACATGTGCTCAAGGAAGTGAGCAAGACCGCGCTGCTGGTCGTTCTCCTGAATAGAGCCTACGCGCTGTGCGATGTAGAACTCGGCGCGGTTCTCCGGCCAGTTGTTGAAACGGATGTAGTAAGTCAGTCCATTGTCCAGTTTACCCATTCTCACGTCTTTATCTACAGGAATGGGAGGCATCTGCTGTGCCATTGCAGCTGTTGCTCCTATGAGGAGTGTTGCTGCAATCATGAATAAACGAAAATGTTTCATGCGTTTTAATTATAATAAGGGTTTGTTTGGTCTTGAAATGCAAGTGTTCAGTTGATGTCAGTCGGGGAAAAAGCCCGAAAACCCGACAAAGTTACCTACTTTTTACAGTAACAGTATAAAAAAAGGCTAAATATTAAAGATTTTTTGTATTTCTGCCCAGTTTTCCTACATGGCATAGAATGTTGCCATGAATTGACGGCGGTAGTTCTTGCTTATGTGTAGTTCACGGATGTTGTCTAACGGTGGCTGCATGACACACAGGTTGTCAAGCACCTTACTGATTTTGCGCACGTTGACTATATAGCGTTTGTGTATCTGAACGAAATAACTGGAATATGCTATTATTATGTCTGCCGTGGTGCGATGACGCAGCTGGTGGCATTCGCCCTGCGAGGTGACCACCTCCCAGATGCGACGGTCACTGTCGAAGCGAAAGAATGCAATGTCGTCGAAGCGTAGTACGGTATGCTCATTGAAGGCGTTGACTACCATCACGTGCTGGGTGTTGCTTATGTTCTCCTGTACTGCTTGTTGCAGTGTGCTGAGGCGTGACTCGTAGTAGCGGGTCATCACGACTGACAGCTCTTCGCGAGTCGTTGGTTTGAGCATGAAGTCAAAGGCTTGCCGTCTCAGTGCATCAATCATGTACTTGTCGTAGCCTGTATAGAACACCACTTTCATGTCGGGGTTTACCAGTGGCCGTAGTTCGCTGTAGAACTCGAGACCTGTCATTGACGGCATTTCTACGTCGAGGAACAGCATGTCTGGCTGTTCGTTGATGATTTGCGTCATCGTCTCTTCTGTGGCATCATAGGCTTTTCCCACCACGCTGACAGAGTAACTCTGCAACAGCTTTTCCAGCAGATTTATGGAGTTGGCATCATCGGCAACGATGAATACGCGTACCAGTCTTTGGTTTTGTGTCATCTCAGAATTAGTTTTGTGTTTCAGTTATTGGTAGTTGTTCAAAGTCATTCTTGACTATTGCGGGAGTGAGTAGTTGTTAAACGTATATTTGAAGTTGTCGGGCAGTAGCAGCCATGCACGGCAACCGGTGTCACCGTCTGTATGGGTGTAGTTGCCTATGCCGTAGTCCATGAGAGGCTGTGCTTTTGCTCCTGCTGCCTGCAGGTGTTGCTCGTTGAGCAGCATAATGGTCTGGCGTACGACCTTCAGTCCGGTGTGCTCCTTCGGTTTTGATCCCGATGGCAGTCCTATGCCGTTGTCTATCACTTCTATAAGCACCGCATCGCAGACTTTGGTACCTTTTACCACTACTCGGCGCAGCTTGCCTTCCTGTGGTTTCTTAGCTTTTAAGCCATGCTTTATGGCGTTCTCCACCATTATCTGTATTGCCATCGATGGTAGCATGACCTTGTCGGTATCGATGTCTTTTCCAAGGTCAATATCAAGACGGAAGTCGCTGCCCACAGAGCGTTTCTCCACCTCGCAGTAGAAGCGTATGAACGCCAGCTCGTCATTCAGCGTTGACTCTTCCACGTCAGTCAGCTCTATTCCGCGATGGAGCAACTGAACCAGCGAGTCGAGCGAGGTCTCTTTACCTTCCATCTGGGCATTAATCTCTACTGTCAGTGCATTGCTTATGAAGTGTGGCGTTATGCGATTACGAATGGTCTCCATGCGCAGCCGGGCAATGCTGTTTCTTACCTCTCGCTCGCGGAACTTGCGTTCACGATTCTGCATATAGAAGATGATGACAAGCATTACCAGTATCGTAACCGTTGCCACGAGCAGTGCCAGCGCCCATCTGAAACTGAGGTCTTTGGCTTCCAGCTCACGCTGTTTGTTGAGCATCTGCTTCTCGTGTTCGTAGCTCATAATCTTCTCTGAGAAGCGCATCTTCATGTTGCCGTTGGAGATGCTGTCGTAGAGTTCTGTATAATCGTTGACTACGTCGGCATATTCTTTCCACATGCCAGCTTCCTTGTAGAGGCGCAGAAGCACTAAACGGCGTAACTGCTTTTGCTCGGGAATAATCCATTCGGGTATAGGATTCTCTTTGACGAGTCGTTTCGCTTCGGCAAGATTGCCGCTGATTATGGCCAGCTCTATGCGCTGAGTGGCGAGGTAGAAAAGTGGCAGGTGCTGTTGCTGATTGGTAAAGAACTCTTCCGTTTGCTTTAGAAGTGGCAGGGCTTTCTCTATCTGTCCTAACTTGATATACACATCGCTAAGATTAGTTCGCTCAAACATCATCTCCCACACCATGTTCTTTTCCGTTGAGAGCATAGAGTCGAGTTCAAGGAAACACTGAAGACTCTCCTCATATTTGCTTTGCAGGTAATAGTCATTGCCGCGGTTGTTCAGATAGTGGAACAATTCAACAGGTTGCATATCATCCTTTAGTTCTTCGGCTTTCTTCCACCAGTCAGCACTCTGGCAGAAGCTGCCCATCGAAGCGTAGGCCGATGCTATGCCTATGGCTACGTTTATGCGTGTGGCGCTGCTCATGCCGAGTGAGTCACCCAGCAGAAGCGCTTCCTTGTAATAGTTTACGCTCTTGTCATATTGTCCCAGCTGTTTATATACGTCGGCAAGGTTAGTAAGAGCCAGCAGACGATAGTCGGGCAGCTCGGGGAACTCTTCCGATAGCTCCAGTGTGGTGATATCGTGCGTTAGGGCAGAATCCATGCGTCCGGTCATCTTAGCCTCATAGACACCTTTCTGCATCTCGCAGTCCAGTTTAAGAAGCTTAAGCTCTCTCGTTGCTATGCTGTTTGAATCGTCTTTCTGCTTCTTGTCGGTGCCATTGCTGATAGCTTCTTCACAACGCCTGATATATTGGCACAACTTATGGTTTGACTTCAGAAAAGAGTCAACCTGCATGGTATAAAAGAAATATTTCGCCTGAAGTATTTCGTATCGGTAGTATTCGTTGCTGTCCTTTGCCGATGCCTTTCCCTTCGTTATTGTCTTGAGTGCCTCGTCAATGTTTCCGTTTTTCAGGCTGTGTTCGCCGTCTTGATAGAGGCTTGGCAGTCTTATTGCCTTCACGTCTGAACAGCTGTTCAGGGTCAGTAGTGTCGTGAGTGTGTTGCTCGGAGGCAGCAACGTGAGGAATATGGCTATAATAGCTATTGACGTAATGATAAAAACTAGTAATTTTTTCATAGTTTTGATCTATGCTTTATTTTTTCCTTATCAGTGTGAGCCCGTCGCGAAGAGGCAGTATGACTCGCTCCACCCGCTCGTCGGCTGCTACGAAGTCATTAAAGTGCACTATGCCCTGCGTCTGCTGGTCTCGGCTGTAGGCTTCGTCCACCACATGTCCGTCCCAAAGGGTGTTGTCTGCCAAGATAAAGCCGCCCGGACGTAGCACTGAGAGCACCATCTCGTAGGTCTCCATGTATGTGCGCTTGTTGCCATCGATGAATGCCATGTCGAACGTGATGCCCAGTCGTGGTGCCTCGGTGATGGCATCGCCGATGATGAACTCTATCTTGTCGGCTACTGGCGACTGCTCTATCCACGGACGTGTGAAGTCTTCCTGCTCGTCGTTTATCTCAAACGTGTAGAGCCGTCCGTCATCTTCCAGTCCCTCTGCCATGCTTATGGCGGAATAACCGCTGAATGTGCCCACCTCGAGTATGTTCTTCGGGCGTATCATCTTCACCAGCATCTTCAGCAGACGCCCTTGCAGATGACCGCTTGCCATACGCCCATGCAGCAGGTGTATGTTCGTAGCACGGTAGAGCCGGTAGAGATAGTCAGGCTCCGGGTCAATGTGGTCTTCTATGTATCTGTCTAAGTTCATTTGGTGCTGAGGAAACTGTCTATTGCTAAGCGATAGCTGTCGAGCCCGAAGCCGCATATGACACCTCGGCACACTGCTGACAGGTAACTGTGATGGCGGAAGTCCTCGCGCGTGTGTACATTAGATATATGTACCTCCACCACTGGCGACTTCAGCGAGCGTATGCAGTCGTGCAGTGCTATACTCGTGTGGGTGTAGGCACCGGCATTAAGTACTATGCCGTCGCATACAGGACAGCTTGTAAAACCAGCTTCCTGCAACTTGTTGATAAGCTCACCCTCAATGTTGCTCTGGAAATAGTCTATCTCCACATCAGGATAAGCCTGACGCAGTTTCTTAAGATAGTCATCAAACGATGAGCTTCCATAGATGCCAGGCTCGCGTTGTCCTAATAAGTTTAGGTTTGGACCATTAATAATTAGAATTTTCATCTATTAATTATTTTTTTTCGTAATTTTGTGGCAAAATTACGAAAAAATAATGGAAGTGACCCAAAAAAACATAGAGAATATTCGAAAACGCTATCTGCGCTACCTCAAACTGCAGCGTGGCATGTCTCCGAACACGCTCGATGCATATGCGCGTGACCTTGACAAACTGCTCAACTATCTCGACGGCATAGGGT
This region of Prevotella sp. E13-27 genomic DNA includes:
- the tcmP gene encoding three-Cys-motif partner protein TcmP, translated to MYGKFTEKIEKCFFEKQTLSSRVKASIVSEYFPKYCKIIVKRHVPERIGYFDLFAGPGRYEDGNVSTPLLIAKKCNNDNMLKQKVWMVFNDKEYSEQLKENFLKLYPEGTFYYKPHFGHSAVGECEAINEFITRNPMRNGKNECPSVLFIDPFGYKGIDTSILSQFLNYWGNELFIFINTKRINPALENEKFEPLMRCLFPHSFDSLKVLVRNKTRVAERLQFIIDNLGKEYDKILGGNVYYTAFKFQEEDVETTSHFILHLTKSKRGFDLIKQIYNDFANVGTIFDGVNTYTFDVKKILNPVEDLFDIASENIDALKDKLFAAYKGRRISALDVFEEHQKKELYCRSHYTEALRRLHSEGRLSSVYQDNKQHTVSVLLIKECILNFK
- a CDS encoding phage Gp37/Gp68 family protein — translated: MAETKIEWTDKTWNPVTGCTKQSDGCAHCYAEVMARRLKAMGQKKYINGFQLTIHEDDLDEPYKWKGSHNVFVCSMADIFHKDVPFEFIDKVMDVIRDTPQHRYQILTKRAERMEEYFKNRKVPNNAWLGVTVENKKTKYRVNHLSMIDARIHFLSCEPLLEDIGELNLENIQWIIVGGESGFLARPMKEEWILNIREQASQHNIPFFFKQWGTWGQDGTKRNKKANGKLLQGEIIQQMPEIKTIATD
- a CDS encoding M16 family metallopeptidase encodes the protein MKHFRLFMIAATLLIGATAAMAQQMPPIPVDKDVRMGKLDNGLTYYIRFNNWPENRAEFYIAQRVGSIQENDQQRGLAHFLEHMCFNGTEHFKGNDIVKWCETIGVKFGRDLNAYTSIDQTVYNISNVPTTREGIIDSCLLILHDWADGLLLEPEEIQKERGVIHEEWRMRTSAQMRMLERDLPRLYPNSKYGHRMPIGLMEIIDNFKPQFLRDYYEKWYRPDNQAIIVVGDFDVDKVEQKIKDLFAPIKMPKDPAPVVAEAVPDNNEAIIVVDKDKEMQYSIVELMFKSDPIPTEMKSNMQYLVIDYMKDAAIGMLNDRLAELAQKADCPYLQGSVGYGNYLLSKTKDAFEVSVLPKEGQTEDALKAALIEARRAREFGFTATEYKRYQQNFTSALDKQYSNKDKRYNNQFCREYVKHYLDNEPIPSLDDYYQVMKQLVPALPVEAVNELMKQMFEDTDSNMVVLNMNQEKDGAVYPTEASLKKAIDEARATTLEAYVDNVKNEPLIAKLPKPGKIVKEVAGKKFDYKELTLSNGAKVLLKHTDLKKDQVIITSEGFGGSSLYGEKDFANIKMFDDAIEASGLGNFSHTELEKALAGKIASASMMLGTTRANITGSSTPTDVETMLQLVYLYFTNIKKDQESYDNMMKTTELMLKNKLLQPEAVFSDSLTLTFQNHSKRFAPLTMDGLKNVSYDRILEMAKEQTANAAAYTFTIIGNYDEETIRPLIEQYLASLPAQKKVVKGKDVDENFKGQVKNIFTRKMETPKAFSVMVWYNEKMKYSLDNIIRADMVGQILTMIYTEKIREEASAAYSVMAQAGLQRDDYRTTGQVLVYCPMKPEKGDIAVKIMDEEVQNLAKTVDAEKLAKVKEYMLKAIDDQAKTNNYWIRQINRFREWGIDTHTDFKKVVEAQTPATIAAFVKELLKSNNKAEVTMLPEE
- a CDS encoding RNA-binding domain-containing protein, whose protein sequence is MTEQALQQYLIKQYPKEDEGCEWKEFKNLKNDFSGHEKDDVISYVSALANMEGGHLVVGVEDKTLKIVGTDTYNYTTQQATLRLTNLCANLSSEGLDIEEFITEDTHKKVWVIHIPKHLPKLPVYAHNKAWQRIEDSLVELTPERLNAILEETSPTYDWSAEIVAEATLDDLEPMALQKAREEYKSVHPKLATEVDTWDDMELLGRAGVAVKGKLTRAAILLLGKPTAVHYLAPSVATITWVLIDGQYEKRDYEHFTIPFLLTVDEALAKIRNLNQRILPGGTLFPDIVKQYDEYSIREILHNAIAHQDYTMQEKVTMVETPDSVTFSNGGYFLPGSVRNAIEQTGPQKYYRNYALCQGMVNFNMIDTIGRGIRKVFTEQQKRFFPMPDYQIDQAKKEVTVKIYGKLINEQYYRLLKANPDLSLYDCIALDMVQKHEKIDKDIASRLRKLHLVEGRYPKLFLSAYTAKTVDDKELKTEYIRNKSFNDLHFKDMIIQYLRSFGGATRAELNTLLQSKLSDVLTEEQKIRKIGNMLSALKKQGVIKLVEKKKWVLVEV
- a CDS encoding IS3 family transposase; translated protein: MGLLCRLFGKSWQAYYQHKETLGKQRLTEEMVIQFIKDIRELDPGLGGEKLHYMYRERFGADYEYMVGRDKMEAIIARNGLNVRLPRRHPRTTDSTHGLPTYPNLVKDFIPIRKNQVWVTDITYIPIWNYDGSYDFCYLSMITDSYTKEIISWYVGETMGAWCSVECLMKALEKLPVDEVVNLIHHSDRGVQYVSAAYTSLLIEAGIKISMTESGDPKDNAVAERQNNTVKNELLKDIKFHSIGEVRRAMEKAVAFYNNERPHMSLNNMTPRQAASCTGKIQKKWISYREKYLENLEIQEGACTFAPQTLNMIERLSAEPIQQKQGLRENHSTSARG